GCCGGCTTCACGCAAGAGACGCGCCAGCATATAGACAATACCCGTTGAGTTGCCATCGACGGAAAAGGTTCGCTTCTGTTGGGCCAGCGCGCGGTTGAGACAGGTGTAGAGGCGTTGATAAGCCAGGCTATTGCTCACCGGGGTCTCAATCTCAGTGAGACGAATGATGCCACCGGGCCGAAGGATGCGCCGGCATTCTCGTAGCAGGGCTGGCCAGGTCTGCTGATCCATAAAGGCCATAATCAGCCGCGCATTGACCAGGTCAAAGGTGGCATCCTGGAAGGGAAGGCGCTGACGGGCATCCGCCACTTCGAAGGTAACGTTGGCAAGCTCGCGCACACGAGCGGTGGCGAGAGCATAATCGATCATGGTCGAGTTGATATCAATGCCCACAACCTCTAGATGAGGATAGCGGGCCGCTAGCTCCAAGGCCCACCCCCCAGGACCACAGGCAATATCAAGCACACGCCGAAGCTGGCCGAGATCCTCCAGCTCTGGCAGTAAGCCCCCCATCGCTTCGCTAAAGAGGCGCTCCTGCTCAAGCAGTCGAGCAGTCTCTGCCCCCTGCTCAATATCGATAAAATAGCGGTTCTCTCCCGCGGAAGAGGTGGAATCAGCAGCCACGTGCTTCTGCCTCCTTTCCCTGCGCTGCTCTCGCTGCCAGGAAACCCTCCAGGAGACAGGCCGGCGCCCGACCAGCGGAGCGATCGCTTATCGGCCAGCACCAGAAGGGTGACTCCAGACAGCCAATAATGATCTTTCTCTATATTACCGCAGCGGAGATATGCACTGCCACAAGGGTTCAGGGTGAAAGAAGGGTCCAG
This genomic interval from Thermogemmatispora onikobensis contains the following:
- a CDS encoding class I SAM-dependent methyltransferase; translation: MAADSTSSAGENRYFIDIEQGAETARLLEQERLFSEAMGGLLPELEDLGQLRRVLDIACGPGGWALELAARYPHLEVVGIDINSTMIDYALATARVRELANVTFEVADARQRLPFQDATFDLVNARLIMAFMDQQTWPALLRECRRILRPGGIIRLTEIETPVSNSLAYQRLYTCLNRALAQQKRTFSVDGNSTGIVYMLARLLREAGFVNIQRRAFYYDGSYGMPMHDSGYRDMQALFCLTKPFLLASGVIDEAEFVHVYQQMLQEMAAEDYTIVGFGLTAWAVNPTSE